A single genomic interval of Microbacterium sp. LWO14-1.2 harbors:
- the serA gene encoding phosphoglycerate dehydrogenase, producing MPKPVVLIAEVLSPATIEALGPDFDVRHVDGTDREALFAALAEANAVLIRSATQIDEEALAHAPQLKVVARAGVGLDNVDIKAATTAGVMVVNAPTSNIVSAAELTVGHILSLARRIPAAHASLSSGAWKRSSFTGAELFEKTVGIVGLGRIGALVAARLAAFDMRVVAYDPYVTSARAQQLGVQLLSLDELVAESDFLTIHMPKTPETTGMIGAEQFAAMKPTAFVVNVARGGLIDEEALHEALVAGEIAGAGLDVFTSEPPVEGGSARALLDLPNVVVTPHLGASTEEAQEKAGVSVAKSVRLALGGDLVPDAVNVAGGVIDPYVRPGISLVEKLGQILAALATSPLTSLDVEVHGELNDYDVSVLKLAALKGVFTNIVSETVSYVNAPLLAEQRGIAVRLLKDDESDEYRNVITLRGALSDGSQLAVSGTLTGPKQTEKLVGINDHALELPIEKHHVVMLYTDRPGIVAVYGQKFGEAGINIAGMQIARLAAGDQALSVLTLDSPVSDELLDDVRDAIDADLFRQIEITEV from the coding sequence GTGCCGAAGCCCGTCGTGCTCATCGCCGAAGTTCTCTCTCCCGCCACGATCGAGGCCCTCGGCCCCGACTTCGACGTCAGGCACGTCGACGGGACCGATCGCGAGGCCCTGTTCGCGGCCCTCGCCGAGGCGAACGCGGTGCTGATCCGCTCGGCGACGCAGATCGACGAAGAGGCTCTCGCGCACGCTCCGCAGCTCAAGGTCGTCGCCCGTGCCGGCGTCGGACTCGACAACGTCGACATCAAGGCGGCGACCACCGCCGGTGTCATGGTGGTGAACGCCCCCACCTCGAACATCGTCTCGGCCGCCGAGCTCACCGTCGGCCACATCCTGAGCCTCGCCCGCCGCATCCCTGCCGCTCACGCCTCGCTGTCGTCGGGCGCCTGGAAGCGCAGCTCCTTCACGGGCGCCGAGCTGTTCGAGAAGACCGTCGGCATCGTCGGACTGGGCCGCATCGGCGCCCTCGTCGCGGCCCGACTCGCCGCGTTCGACATGCGGGTCGTCGCGTACGACCCCTACGTCACCTCCGCGCGCGCCCAGCAGCTCGGCGTGCAGCTGCTCTCGCTCGACGAGCTGGTGGCGGAGTCCGACTTCCTCACGATCCATATGCCGAAGACCCCCGAGACCACGGGCATGATCGGCGCAGAGCAGTTCGCAGCCATGAAGCCGACGGCCTTCGTGGTGAACGTGGCCCGCGGCGGCCTCATCGACGAGGAGGCGCTCCATGAGGCGCTCGTCGCAGGTGAGATCGCGGGCGCCGGCCTCGACGTGTTCACCTCCGAGCCGCCGGTCGAGGGCGGCTCCGCGCGGGCGCTCCTCGACCTGCCCAACGTCGTCGTGACCCCGCACCTCGGCGCGAGCACCGAGGAGGCCCAGGAGAAGGCCGGCGTCTCGGTCGCGAAGTCGGTGCGTCTCGCGCTCGGCGGCGACCTCGTGCCCGACGCGGTGAACGTCGCCGGCGGTGTCATCGACCCGTACGTGCGTCCCGGCATCTCGCTCGTCGAGAAGCTCGGCCAGATCCTCGCGGCTCTCGCGACGTCGCCGCTCACCAGCCTCGACGTCGAGGTGCACGGTGAGCTCAACGACTACGACGTGAGCGTGCTGAAGCTCGCGGCCCTGAAGGGCGTGTTCACCAACATCGTCAGCGAGACCGTGTCGTACGTGAACGCTCCGCTGCTCGCCGAGCAGCGCGGCATCGCGGTCCGCCTGCTCAAGGACGACGAGAGCGACGAGTACCGCAACGTGATCACGCTGCGGGGCGCGCTGTCCGACGGCTCGCAGCTCGCGGTCTCCGGCACGCTGACCGGTCCGAAGCAGACCGAGAAGCTCGTCGGCATCAACGACCACGCGCTCGAGCTGCCGATCGAGAAGCACCACGTCGTGATGCTCTACACCGACCGCCCCGGCATCGTCGCGGTCTACGGCCAGAAGTTCGGCGAGGCGGGCATCAACATCGCCGGTATGCAGATCGCGCGACTCGCCGCGGGAGACCAGGCCCTCAGCGTCCTGACGCTCGACTCGCCGGTGTCCGACGAGCTGCTCGACGACGTCCGCGACGCGATCGACGCCGACCTGTTCCGTCAGATCGAGATCACCGAGGTCTGA
- a CDS encoding MFS transporter, which yields MTRTASIPTTETEAPRVGARGWAALVVLMLPVLLVSVDNTVLSFALPEISIALAPSGTEQLWIIDVYPLVLAGLLVTMGTLGDRFGRRRMLLIGATGFAIVSALAAFAPTAGLLIAARALLGFFGAMLMPSTLSLLRSIFQNRDQRRLAIAVWASAFSAGAALGPIVGGFLLEHFAWGSVFLIAVPVLIPLLIAAPLLVPESRDPHPGRIDPVSILLSMAAMIPVVYAIKSFAVDGPSLTAGGWALLGVIMGYLFVRRQLRADIPMLDMALFRRGTFSGAILVNLLSVVALVGFLYFVSQHLQLVLGLSPMVAGLALVPGMVAMIVAGLSVVPISRRVRPHVLVPAGLVFSVAGYLLVALSTEDHGVAPLIIAFVVLGIGIGAAETISNELILSSAPAAKAGAASAVSETAYELGAVLGTAVLGGLITAFYRGALVVPDGIPADAAHAASETLAGAYTAAAELPGELGDALWAAASAAFGSGVLVTSLIGAGLVVVAGVIAAVTLRKAPSH from the coding sequence ATGACCCGCACGGCGTCGATCCCGACGACGGAGACGGAAGCCCCCCGCGTCGGGGCCCGCGGCTGGGCGGCTCTCGTCGTCCTCATGCTGCCGGTGCTGCTCGTCTCGGTGGACAACACAGTGCTCAGCTTCGCCCTGCCCGAGATTTCCATCGCGCTCGCCCCCTCGGGGACCGAGCAGCTCTGGATCATCGACGTGTACCCGCTCGTGCTGGCCGGGCTCCTCGTGACCATGGGAACGCTCGGCGACCGTTTCGGACGCCGCAGGATGCTGCTGATCGGCGCGACCGGTTTCGCGATCGTGTCGGCGCTGGCGGCGTTCGCGCCGACCGCAGGCCTGCTCATCGCCGCACGTGCCCTGCTCGGCTTCTTCGGAGCCATGCTCATGCCGTCGACTCTGTCGCTGCTGCGCTCGATCTTCCAGAACCGCGACCAGCGGCGTCTCGCGATCGCGGTGTGGGCGTCCGCGTTCTCGGCGGGTGCGGCGCTCGGTCCGATCGTCGGCGGCTTCCTGCTCGAGCACTTTGCGTGGGGATCGGTGTTCCTCATCGCGGTTCCCGTGCTGATCCCGCTGCTCATCGCCGCGCCGCTCCTCGTACCCGAGAGCCGCGACCCCCACCCCGGACGAATCGACCCGGTCAGCATCCTGCTGTCGATGGCCGCCATGATCCCCGTGGTCTACGCGATCAAGTCGTTCGCGGTCGACGGTCCGTCGCTCACCGCGGGCGGCTGGGCGCTGCTCGGCGTGATCATGGGGTACCTGTTCGTCCGACGCCAGCTCCGAGCCGACATCCCCATGCTCGACATGGCGCTGTTCCGCCGAGGGACGTTCTCGGGAGCGATCCTCGTGAACCTGCTCAGCGTCGTCGCACTCGTCGGCTTCCTCTACTTCGTCTCCCAGCATCTCCAGCTCGTCCTCGGGCTCTCGCCGATGGTCGCGGGCCTGGCGCTCGTGCCCGGCATGGTGGCGATGATCGTCGCCGGCCTCAGCGTCGTGCCGATCTCGCGTCGAGTGCGCCCGCACGTCCTCGTGCCGGCCGGCCTGGTGTTCTCGGTCGCCGGATACCTTCTCGTCGCCCTGTCGACCGAGGATCATGGTGTGGCGCCGCTCATCATCGCCTTCGTCGTGCTGGGCATCGGCATCGGCGCCGCCGAGACCATCTCGAACGAGCTGATCCTCTCGAGCGCTCCGGCTGCGAAGGCCGGAGCAGCGAGCGCCGTGTCGGAGACCGCCTACGAGCTCGGAGCCGTGCTCGGCACGGCCGTGCTCGGCGGACTCATCACCGCGTTCTACCGCGGCGCGCTCGTGGTGCCGGACGGCATCCCCGCCGACGCCGCGCACGCGGCATCCGAGACCCTCGCCGGGGCGTACACGGCTGCGGCCGAGCTGCCGGGCGAACTCGGCGACGCCCTGTGGGCTGCGGCATCCGCGGCGTTCGGCTCCGGCGTCCTCGTGACGTCGCTGATCGGTGCGGGCCTCGTCGTGGTCGCGGGGGTCATCGCCGCCGTCACACTGCGCAAGGCGCCCTCTCACTGA
- a CDS encoding 3-isopropylmalate dehydrogenase yields MSRVVKLAVIPGDGIGPEVIAEAEKVLDAVTADADVTFDKTRFSLGADRFLATGDTLTDDDLSAIAAHDAILLGAVGGTPGDPRLKDANIERGLLLKLRFTLDHYVNLRPSKLFAGAPGPLAEPGEIDFVVVREGTEGPYVGNGGAIRTGTPHEVANETSVNTAFGVERVVRYAFDLAERRRKKVTLVHKTNVLVHAGAIWQRIVNEIAAEHPDVSVDYLHVDAATIFLVTDPSRFDVIVTDNLFGDILTDLAGAVTGGIGLAASGNINPDGAFPSMFEPVHGSAPDIAGQQKADPTAAILSIALLLDHLGLPEESARVHAAVEADVAARSGARTTAEIGSAITARL; encoded by the coding sequence ATGTCGCGTGTCGTGAAGCTGGCCGTCATCCCCGGCGACGGGATCGGCCCCGAGGTCATCGCCGAGGCCGAGAAGGTGCTCGACGCGGTCACGGCAGACGCAGACGTGACGTTCGACAAGACCCGGTTCTCGCTCGGCGCAGACCGGTTCCTCGCCACGGGCGACACCCTCACGGACGACGATCTCTCGGCCATCGCCGCGCACGACGCGATCCTGCTCGGGGCCGTGGGGGGAACCCCGGGCGACCCGCGTCTGAAAGACGCCAACATCGAGCGCGGCCTGCTCCTGAAACTGCGGTTCACCCTCGACCACTACGTGAACCTGCGTCCGTCGAAGCTCTTCGCCGGCGCCCCCGGCCCGCTGGCCGAACCGGGCGAGATCGACTTCGTCGTGGTGCGCGAGGGCACCGAGGGGCCGTACGTCGGCAACGGCGGAGCGATCCGCACGGGCACCCCTCACGAGGTCGCGAACGAGACGTCCGTCAACACCGCCTTCGGTGTCGAGCGCGTCGTCCGCTACGCCTTCGATCTCGCCGAGCGTCGGCGCAAGAAGGTGACGCTCGTGCACAAGACGAACGTGCTGGTGCACGCGGGCGCCATCTGGCAGCGGATCGTGAACGAGATCGCCGCCGAGCACCCCGACGTCTCCGTCGACTACCTCCATGTCGACGCCGCCACGATCTTCCTCGTGACCGATCCATCGCGCTTCGACGTGATCGTCACGGACAACCTCTTCGGTGACATCCTCACCGACCTCGCCGGCGCCGTCACGGGCGGCATCGGCCTCGCAGCCTCGGGGAACATCAATCCCGACGGCGCGTTCCCCTCGATGTTCGAGCCCGTGCACGGTTCGGCGCCCGACATCGCCGGTCAGCAGAAGGCCGACCCGACGGCCGCGATCCTCTCGATCGCCCTCCTGCTCGACCACCTCGGCCTCCCGGAGGAGAGTGCCCGCGTGCACGCCGCCGTCGAGGCCGACGTCGCCGCCCGGTCGGGCGCGCGAACGACCGCGGAGATCGGCTCCGCGATCACGGCACGCCTCTGA
- the ilvC gene encoding ketol-acid reductoisomerase, translated as MSTEIFYDADADLSIIQGKKVAIVGYGSQGHAHAQNLRDSGVEVAIALKEGSKSAPNAEEAGFAVKTVAEATEWADLIMILAPDQHQRTIYSESIAPNLTAGKTLAFAHGFNIRFGYIDAPEGVDVILVAPKAPGHTVRREFVAGRGIPDIIAVERDASGNAWATALSYAKAIGGTRAGVIKTTFTEETETDLFGEQAVLCGGMSHLVQAGFETLVEAGYQPQIAYFEVLHELKLIVDLMWEGGIAKQRWSISDTAEFGDYVSGPRVIDERVKESMKGVLSDIQSGAFAKRFIEDQDNGAEEFLALRAKEETHPIEATGKELRSLFAWKQQDEDYVDGSAAR; from the coding sequence GTGAGCACCGAGATCTTCTACGACGCTGACGCCGACCTGTCCATCATCCAGGGCAAGAAGGTCGCGATCGTCGGCTACGGCTCGCAGGGCCACGCCCACGCGCAGAACCTGCGCGACTCGGGTGTCGAGGTCGCGATCGCCCTCAAGGAGGGCTCGAAGTCCGCGCCGAATGCGGAGGAGGCCGGCTTCGCGGTCAAGACCGTCGCCGAGGCCACCGAGTGGGCCGACCTCATCATGATCCTCGCGCCGGACCAGCACCAGCGCACCATCTACAGCGAGTCGATCGCCCCGAACCTCACCGCGGGCAAGACCCTCGCCTTCGCGCACGGCTTCAACATCCGCTTCGGCTACATCGACGCTCCCGAGGGCGTCGACGTGATCCTCGTCGCGCCGAAGGCTCCCGGACACACGGTGCGCCGCGAGTTCGTCGCCGGCCGGGGCATCCCCGACATCATCGCCGTCGAGCGCGACGCCTCCGGCAACGCCTGGGCGACCGCCCTCTCGTACGCGAAGGCGATCGGCGGCACCCGTGCCGGCGTCATCAAGACGACCTTCACCGAGGAGACCGAGACGGACCTCTTCGGCGAGCAGGCCGTGCTCTGCGGTGGCATGAGCCACCTCGTGCAGGCCGGCTTCGAGACCCTCGTCGAGGCGGGCTACCAGCCGCAGATCGCGTACTTCGAGGTGCTGCACGAGCTCAAGCTCATCGTCGACCTCATGTGGGAGGGTGGCATCGCCAAGCAGCGCTGGTCGATCTCCGACACCGCCGAGTTCGGTGACTACGTCTCGGGCCCGCGCGTCATCGACGAGCGCGTCAAGGAGAGCATGAAGGGCGTTCTGTCCGACATCCAGTCGGGCGCCTTCGCCAAGCGCTTCATCGAGGATCAGGACAACGGTGCCGAGGAGTTCCTGGCGCTGCGTGCCAAGGAGGAGACGCACCCGATCGAGGCCACCGGCAAGGAGCTGCGTTCGCTCTTCGCCTGGAAGCAGCAGGACGAAGACTACGTCGACGGCAGCGCTGCGCGCTGA
- a CDS encoding branched-chain amino acid aminotransferase: MTTIDAETTVAPLEFAVTKNLNAATPARVAEVLENPGFGVVFTDHMVDICWSAKGGWHRPRVQPYGPIPLDPAASVLHYAQEIFEGIKAYRHADGSIHTFRPDRNAARMQASARRLALPELPSEYFVQSLRELIAVDGRWVPSGADQSLYLRPFMFAKEAFLGVRAAQKVAYYVIASPAGAYFTGGVKPVRIWLSEEHARAGRGGTGKAKTGGNYASSLLPQALASQKGCDQVVFLNEDDNVEELGGMNVVFVFKDGRVVTPESDSILEGITRDSLLQLAEDRGYTVEKRPISITEWREGVASGDIVEVFACGTAAVVTPIGALVGDGFDEPQPLGELALSLREELTDIQYGRREDRHGWLVRLDG; encoded by the coding sequence ATGACGACCATCGATGCCGAGACGACCGTGGCTCCGTTGGAGTTCGCGGTGACGAAGAACCTGAACGCGGCCACACCGGCACGCGTCGCGGAGGTCCTGGAGAACCCCGGATTCGGTGTCGTGTTCACCGACCACATGGTGGACATCTGCTGGTCGGCCAAGGGGGGATGGCACCGTCCGCGCGTGCAGCCCTACGGTCCGATCCCGCTCGATCCCGCAGCATCCGTCCTGCACTACGCGCAGGAGATCTTCGAGGGCATCAAGGCCTACCGGCACGCCGACGGCTCGATCCACACCTTCCGCCCCGACCGCAATGCGGCGCGCATGCAGGCGAGCGCCAGGCGTCTCGCCCTGCCGGAGCTGCCGTCCGAGTACTTCGTCCAGTCGCTGCGCGAGCTCATCGCCGTCGACGGACGCTGGGTGCCGTCCGGAGCGGACCAGAGCCTGTATCTGCGCCCGTTCATGTTCGCCAAGGAGGCGTTCCTGGGCGTGCGCGCCGCGCAGAAGGTCGCGTACTACGTCATCGCCAGCCCGGCCGGCGCCTACTTCACCGGCGGGGTGAAGCCCGTGCGCATCTGGCTGTCGGAGGAGCACGCCCGCGCGGGGCGCGGCGGCACCGGCAAGGCCAAGACGGGCGGGAACTACGCCTCCAGTCTGCTGCCCCAGGCGCTCGCGAGCCAGAAGGGCTGCGACCAGGTGGTCTTCCTCAACGAGGACGACAACGTCGAGGAGCTCGGCGGAATGAACGTCGTGTTCGTGTTCAAGGACGGCCGCGTCGTCACGCCGGAGTCGGACAGCATCCTCGAGGGCATCACCCGCGACTCGCTGCTGCAGCTGGCCGAGGACCGCGGCTACACGGTCGAGAAGCGACCGATCTCGATCACGGAGTGGCGCGAGGGCGTGGCCTCGGGAGACATCGTCGAGGTCTTCGCCTGCGGAACCGCTGCGGTGGTGACGCCGATCGGCGCGCTCGTGGGCGACGGATTCGACGAGCCGCAGCCACTGGGCGAGCTGGCCCTCTCGCTGCGCGAGGAGCTCACCGACATCCAGTACGGACGTCGCGAAGATCGGCACGGCTGGCTCGTTCGCCTCGACGGCTGA
- the ilvN gene encoding acetolactate synthase small subunit, producing MTTHVLSLLVEDTPGLLTRVAGLFARRGFNIHSLAVGVTEVPSISRITVVVDLDDLPLEQVTKQLNKLINVIKIVELDFSTSVQREHMLIKVRTDNTTRSNVIEVVNLFRASVVDYASDALVVEVTGDRGKVEALLRALEPFGIKEIAQSGLLAIGRGGKSITERVLRG from the coding sequence ATGACGACGCACGTGCTGAGCCTCCTCGTGGAGGACACCCCCGGTCTGCTGACGCGAGTCGCCGGACTCTTCGCCCGACGGGGCTTCAACATCCACTCGCTCGCGGTGGGCGTCACCGAGGTACCGAGCATCTCGCGCATCACGGTGGTGGTCGATCTCGACGACCTGCCCCTCGAGCAGGTGACCAAGCAGCTCAACAAGCTGATCAACGTCATCAAGATCGTGGAGCTCGACTTCTCGACGTCCGTGCAGCGCGAGCACATGCTCATCAAGGTGCGCACCGACAACACCACCCGATCGAACGTGATCGAGGTCGTGAACCTCTTCCGCGCCTCCGTGGTCGACTACGCCTCCGACGCCCTCGTCGTCGAGGTCACCGGCGACCGCGGCAAGGTCGAGGCACTGCTCCGGGCCCTCGAGCCCTTCGGCATCAAGGAGATCGCGCAGTCCGGTCTCCTCGCGATCGGCCGCGGCGGCAAGAGCATCACCGAGCGCGTCCTGCGCGGCTGA
- a CDS encoding TetR/AcrR family transcriptional regulator: MPRPPLARERVLDAFEKIVINDGERTATLDATAKEAGVSKGGLLYHFGSKDDLVAGLLDRLDRLTTADLERMNAHDEGPVAYYVRTSVMEDDALDRALIATSRLAQGGSVAAGDALRHVRRRWEDTIRPHVRDRASLDLVMLVSDGLYFNNSLDVNGEEHLVPHREELEALLALVLRATAP, encoded by the coding sequence ATGCCCAGACCTCCCCTCGCCCGCGAGCGCGTGCTCGACGCGTTCGAGAAGATCGTGATCAACGACGGCGAGCGAACGGCTACCCTCGACGCCACGGCCAAGGAAGCCGGCGTCTCGAAGGGCGGCCTCCTCTATCACTTCGGCTCGAAGGACGACCTCGTCGCCGGCCTGCTCGACCGTCTCGACAGGCTCACGACGGCAGACCTCGAACGCATGAACGCGCACGACGAGGGCCCCGTCGCCTATTACGTGCGCACCTCGGTGATGGAGGACGACGCGCTCGACCGCGCCCTCATCGCCACGTCACGCCTCGCCCAGGGCGGTTCCGTCGCGGCCGGCGACGCCCTCCGCCACGTCCGACGGCGCTGGGAGGACACGATCCGCCCGCACGTGCGCGATCGCGCCAGTCTCGACCTCGTGATGCTCGTGAGCGACGGCCTGTACTTCAACAACTCCCTCGACGTGAACGGCGAGGAGCACCTGGTCCCCCACCGCGAGGAGCTGGAGGCGCTGCTCGCCCTGGTCCTTCGCGCCACGGCGCCCTGA
- a CDS encoding acetolactate synthase large subunit, protein MTADSVSAVPRPPAPKSSAPEITGAEAVVRSLELLGITDVFGLPGGAILPVYDPLMDAKQLRHILVRHEQGAGHAAEGYASSSGKVGVCIATSGPGATNLVTAIADAYMDSVPLLAITGQVFSTLMGTDAFQEADIVGITMPITKHSFLVRDAADIPGAIAAAYEIASTGRPGPVLVDITKDAQQAVAPFVWPPKIDLPGYRPVTKAHGKQIQAAAALLAEAKKPVLYVGGGVIRGRASAELLALAETTGAPVVTTLMARGAFPDSHPQHLGMPGMHGTVPAVLALQEADLLVSLGARFDDRVTGKAALFAPNAKVVHVDIDPAEISKIRTADVPIVGDVRDVLVDLESAFRSAAGGTAPDTEEWWSYLDGLRTEFPLGYAPTTDGLLAPQYVIQRIGELTGPEGIYAAGVGQHQMWAAQFIKYERPNAWLNSGGAGTMGYSVPAAMGAKVAEPDRHVWAIDGDGCFQMTNQELATCAINNIPIKVAVINNSSLGMVRQWQTLFYDGRHSNTDLNTGHGTIRIPDFVKLAEAYGCLAIRVEKEEEVDAAIKLALETNDRPVVIDFVVSADSMVWPMVPQGVSNSYVQYARDHAPAFDEED, encoded by the coding sequence ATGACTGCTGACTCCGTCTCGGCCGTGCCGAGGCCACCCGCACCCAAGTCGTCCGCTCCCGAGATCACCGGGGCGGAGGCCGTCGTCCGCTCGCTCGAACTGCTCGGCATCACCGACGTGTTCGGTCTGCCGGGTGGCGCGATCCTCCCCGTCTACGACCCGCTGATGGACGCGAAGCAGCTGCGCCACATCCTTGTCCGCCACGAGCAGGGGGCCGGACACGCCGCCGAGGGATACGCGTCGTCGTCGGGAAAGGTGGGCGTGTGCATCGCGACCTCCGGACCGGGCGCGACCAACCTCGTCACCGCGATCGCCGACGCCTACATGGACTCCGTGCCGCTGCTCGCGATCACCGGCCAGGTGTTCTCGACCCTCATGGGCACGGATGCGTTCCAGGAGGCCGACATCGTGGGCATCACGATGCCGATCACGAAGCACTCGTTCCTCGTGCGGGATGCCGCGGACATCCCCGGCGCCATCGCCGCCGCGTACGAGATCGCCTCGACCGGTCGCCCCGGCCCCGTGCTCGTCGACATCACGAAGGACGCGCAGCAGGCCGTCGCCCCGTTCGTGTGGCCGCCCAAGATCGACCTCCCCGGCTACCGCCCGGTGACCAAGGCGCACGGCAAGCAGATCCAGGCCGCCGCGGCGCTGCTCGCCGAGGCCAAGAAGCCCGTGCTGTACGTCGGCGGCGGAGTGATCCGCGGTCGCGCCTCGGCCGAGCTCCTCGCCCTCGCCGAGACCACCGGCGCACCGGTCGTGACGACGCTCATGGCGCGCGGCGCGTTCCCCGATTCGCACCCGCAGCATCTGGGCATGCCCGGCATGCACGGCACGGTCCCGGCCGTGCTCGCGCTGCAGGAGGCCGACCTGCTCGTGTCGCTCGGCGCCCGGTTCGACGACCGTGTGACCGGCAAGGCCGCGCTGTTCGCGCCGAACGCCAAGGTGGTGCACGTCGACATCGACCCCGCCGAGATCTCGAAGATCCGCACGGCCGACGTGCCGATCGTCGGCGACGTGCGCGACGTGCTCGTCGACCTCGAGAGCGCGTTCCGCAGCGCTGCCGGGGGCACCGCTCCCGACACCGAGGAGTGGTGGTCGTACCTCGACGGCCTCCGCACCGAGTTCCCGCTGGGATACGCGCCGACCACCGACGGTCTCCTCGCGCCGCAGTACGTGATCCAGCGCATCGGCGAGCTCACGGGCCCCGAGGGCATCTACGCCGCGGGCGTCGGCCAGCACCAGATGTGGGCCGCGCAGTTCATCAAGTACGAGCGTCCGAACGCCTGGCTGAACTCCGGGGGAGCGGGCACCATGGGCTACTCGGTCCCCGCCGCCATGGGCGCCAAGGTGGCCGAGCCCGACCGTCACGTGTGGGCGATCGACGGCGACGGCTGCTTCCAGATGACCAACCAGGAGCTCGCCACCTGCGCGATCAACAACATCCCGATCAAGGTCGCCGTCATCAACAACTCCTCGCTGGGCATGGTGCGCCAGTGGCAGACCCTCTTCTACGACGGGCGTCACTCGAACACCGATCTGAACACGGGCCACGGCACCATCCGCATCCCCGACTTCGTGAAGCTCGCCGAGGCCTACGGGTGCCTCGCGATCCGCGTGGAGAAGGAGGAGGAGGTCGACGCCGCCATCAAGCTCGCGCTCGAGACGAACGACCGTCCCGTCGTGATCGACTTCGTCGTGAGCGCCGATTCCATGGTGTGGCCGATGGTGCCGCAGGGCGTCAGCAACAGCTACGTCCAGTACGCGCGTGACCACGCGCCCGCATTCGACGAGGAGGACTGA